A portion of the Mustelus asterias unplaced genomic scaffold, sMusAst1.hap1.1 HAP1_SCAFFOLD_1042, whole genome shotgun sequence genome contains these proteins:
- the LOC144487785 gene encoding uncharacterized protein LOC144487785: MAVRPFTCSVCGKGFTQSSHLLTHQLVHTDRRPFQCSDCEKRFKSKNDLQVHQRTHTGEKPFTCSVCERRFGRLSQLQTHQRVHSDKRPFQCSDCEKSFKSKQDLVTHQRVHTGEKPFTCSVCGMGFTHSSHCLRHQRVHTGEKPFTCSVCGMGFTHSSHRLRHQRVHTGEKPFTCSVCGMGFTHSSHCLRHQRAHTGEKPFICTVCVGRDSLIQPSF, from the coding sequence atggcggtgagaccgttcacctgctcagtgtgtgggaagggattcactcagtcatcccaccttctgacacaccaacttgttcacactgatcggagaccatttcagtgttctgactgtgagaagagatttaaaagtaaaaatgatttacaagtccatcagcgcactcacactggggagaagccattcacctgctccgtatgtgagaggagattcggacgtttatcccagctgcaaacacaccagcgagttcactctgataagagaccatttcagtgttctgactgtgagaagagctttaaaagtaaacaggatttggtgacacaccagcgagttcacactggggagaaaccgttcacctgctcggtgtgtgggatgggattcacccattcatcccactgtctgagacaccagcgagttcacactggggagaaaccgttcacctgctcggtgtgtgggatgggattcacccattcatcccaccgtctgagacaccagcgagttcacaccggggagaaaccgttcacctgctcggtgtgtgggatgggattcacccattcatcccactgtctgagacaccagcgagctcacaccggggagaagccattcatttgcactgtgtgtgtgggaagggattcactgattcagccCAGCTTCTGA